In the Populus trichocarpa isolate Nisqually-1 chromosome 1, P.trichocarpa_v4.1, whole genome shotgun sequence genome, ACTGAGTGGAGAGTGGTTGCCATCTTTAATGTCATTCTGTTTGTTGTTCTGGTAAGATGGTTGCTGTTTCACTTGAATCTTGTCTTTCCCGGATGTTCTAACTGCTCTTCTTTTCTGTTGTGAATGCCAGTCAATGATCTATTTTGTCGGGTGTTGTGCCAGACGAAGTGCTGCCAGGAGTCACTCtaaagcttgaaaaaaaaagatgagaaaaaaacagaaccgGTTTCTTTGGAATTTCTATTATATATCTCTCTCTATCATTTGTTGACCGCATGTGTATATCTCCGTTTGTCAGTTGCTCTTTGAACATTTGTCAAATTAGCGATCATTTTTCTCAGTTTGAATGAGACTGATGGTTTTATTTCAAGTGAATGGATTCTTTCAATGAAAAAAGCAAGCCTAGGCCACGACCAAAAAGCTACTGGTCCCAAATATGAAATCAAATCAATCCCATGAAAGTGTAAATTAATGGATCCATTATTCAAAAACCTTAAGCCTATCGAAGCCCGATAAGTGAAACTGAATGTCTGAAGGGCAAAATCCTATAAGAAGAATGGTCATGTTCAATCCAGCATTGCCCGAGGAATCCCTCAGAAACACTGTTCACTCGATCAAATTCCAAATGTTTCCGGGAAGATTGATCACCCCGTTCTGTCAATTTCCGTCAACTGAAGTAATGTAATCATGGTATTTGCTGTGAAGGttcatgttaaataatatttatgtagtcttatttattaagggtaaaataatattttcagtttaatttatatatattttatttgtatttaggttaaaactAAGCATTaataataaacagattattcagaattctagtttttttttatcttttatcttaattattttaacatgtcaaatatgtcaaggattttttttttgtaagtttcCAAGTCGTttgcttttataaaataatttttttgtaagttaatttcttatgaacatataaaaattcataaaataaaaatattttatacgaAATCATCTTTTTACTTAATCAAAGGAGTCATTTTGGGACCTCCATAAAAGATCAGATATCAAAGATTTGTGATTTCTATCATTGATTACACATAACGTAAGTTAATATCTCCTCTTCATGCCTATTTTCATATCCAGGAAACTGGATAGCAAGttctgcaagaaaaaaaaaaaggcagacaAAAAAACGAGAGAGATATCAAGTCTGGTAATTTGAATGGTCCCTTAGAGTTGAAACATTTCTTCCATGTAAATTTCCAAGCATGCTTTCTCTGTTGAATACTTGAACACACACcatctccatttctttttcgAACACTTGACTTTTAACTAAACTCCCAAAGAACAACCAGCTGCATTTTCAAGAAAGCATTCTTTCACAACTTCATAATCAAGTTGTCTCTCTCCTTCtgtaaacttaattttttaagatatatataaaataattatgagcataaaaattaaatttattttttaattgtatttaaactTCATTAATCTTTGTTAAACTTGATATGTAAATGATGAAATCCTAGAAAAACTTCAAACAAAAACTAGATTTTTCATGGCTGCGTCCTGGGTTATTGGTGTGACTAGGCTGACCTATTATGGATGGACTTGACTGAAGGAATAGGTTATTCACCTGAAATAGCAAGTCCCTTGAGGAATAACGACTCTTTGATGTTTAAGTTAGTATatataaaaggagaaaataatatatagaaagaaaaaataaattaaagttttagagAGTGTGTATCTTAATGTAGCCTGTATATGGcgtgttagtttaatatgcccTATAACTAATCGGTTGATTACACgtaacattattatattcacgtaactacatatttattattaataaagacttaatttatctttaatattcatataatattagattaataaatctaatatttaatttatgaatccagagtaaagataaagttcacaAGACATAAATgatttgctaaaaaaattataaatttgttataattatgaaattcatattccatcaaagcattgtttctaaaatattcatagtcgatgctctcttaaatattggACATTTATTAGAACCGTAGAGATTGatacatattattttctttcatttatgaaagaaaacagttgttctcataagttaaggtataagagatacctaaaactaatatgtaggtgcttgtcataagacataTATACTGAACTGACTCGCATGAAAATTTCATGTGGAGGATCTGTATCTATAAAAAGGTTCACGTGACGGTTATGTAATCAACTCGTAgatgtttgagattttttatcaagtttactTTGATGAGCCATATTTTTGCAATCTTTAACTAGATACACTATCttattacatataaaatatttatcattaaacTTTTTAGCAACAATTTTCCTATTCTTAACAAGCTTTATCTTTAGGTCTTTATTGTGGAACTTCGCCACTTGTTCTCCAAAGTTTGTTTTAGGTGGTTTACTAGAAAAGTTAGCTCTTCTTTCAGATAACTTATTATTCTATTCTACCCTTAGCCTATTTCCTTTCTCTTATGCTTAATGTAATTCTTGAATTCTTTCTAAGATCgtgataatttttcaataattgcAACCACTAGATAAtgttcatttattattatatatttagcaTAAACATCATGCAAGGTTAGTTGAAACTCTTGAACTTGACTCATAATGATCTTTGAGCAAACTTATTGACTGTGAACTTTTTCATACCAGCAGCTTCAACCTTGAATTTTTTGTCCAAAACTTTTCAAATTGTCTTTGTACTCTTGATTGAACTATACACATCATATTATATATTGTCAAATATATTCAAGATGTAGGTATTGCATATGAAATCACTATGATTCTACATGTCCAAAGCCACCATAATAATagaattgaatttattatttgaaaacttTGGCATTTTTTCCAACAAGAACTTTTTGAAGTTCAAGGTGGTCAAATAGaacaatattttctataatatattaAGAACATAATAAATTTACAATCATAACAAAAGACTAGCATGCTTATtaagtaattatatataaaattgcatAAAAGATTGAGATACAATCCAAACATGCAGACTAATCATACATAGGATTATGCATAAGAGAATAAAACTAACTCCTATCATAAATTCTTAGCATTTATGGAAAGTATacttaaacaaaatcaataaaagatatttatttattgaagaaCTTAGTATATAACCAATTTGAAATTTGTTGTCATTGTTAAGGATCAATTCCTtgtactttattatttttcatttgatgtaAAAGGACTAACTTCAATAAGcctcataaaatttcaacaaCATCACTTTGTTTAGGTGCATTCCTAAACAAGGTCTAattaacacaaataaatatAGACTCAAATATCTTTCTACATGAATCGATTCTAAGcttaaaatagatataaaataaatagaaaaaccacAGCTTGAAATAGAGGAGTAAAATTGGATATTCAGGTGAAAAAGAGTGTCACAAATTCTGTAGATTTTGTGATGAAAAAATCAATCCCAAAACACTCTTCTTCAACCCCTTTTACAAATGATTTTGGAATCAAAACTAATATAGGATTAATTATGGTTATTACCAAAATAAATTCCCTCCATTTATcaactttgatgtttttttagctaaaaagaCTACTTAGGTTTAGATAAAActcttcttgaaaaaaaaaactaatcatattttatcattaatagGTTGGACTAGACAAAATAGTGAGCTACTAAATTACTAATTCTTtatgggttaaaaaaaatacaaatctaaatctaagttcaaaataatttgataaaaaataattttttctagttaaaaaaattattttacagtaAACTTAAATCTAACTTGAGCAAGAACTCTGCAACACCTGCATTAATTTTCACTAGATTGTTAGGCTTAGCTAACTTCATTGACTGGGGAAGACATGTCTATAGACCTCCAAATAAACAAAGTCCGCCGATGGGCtttgatgaaaaaacaatttttaaagagatgaatccatagttttgaaacctggcCCGGCGGGTTGACGACCTGTCTGACCTGGGGTTGAAACCGGAccgagtttaagaaaaaataggggaagTCACGACTCGGGATGACCTGGTTAACCCGACCAGTTGACCCTTTTTCAAAACATTTGGGGTCAcctatttcaaatataaatacataatataCATTTATTGATAGATTAAAGCCTATCAAATATGTATTTGGGGTCACCTATTTCAAAacatttgatgaatattaactctttttttctttttctttttattagaaGATTCATCATTTCTTTAACACAAAAACTCCATTCAtctttacaaaagaaaaggttcGTTAATCTAAATTAGCAATCGAATCCacaatgaattttaaatttattaaaaaaattttgtttcgaGTGGTCAACGTTggtcaatagaaaaaaaaaaaggtttttgaaaCAAGGGGACTGATTAATTGATTTCTGGAAACTATAGAGaccaatttataatttacatttGTCTTTGTGGGGGAAAAAATCATGACTATAAAAGCCAAAACCCATCTTCTCTTAAACCCTACAAATTAGTGTTCACCAAACCCTTTCAGTTTGGCATTTCCACTTCCCTTTCGCCATCATGTACCCATCACTCATCCACCGCTCCAAATCCTTATCGGAACAGCTCCGGACCCGAATCTTCATTCGACTAATGGGTGGTGGACCACGAACCTTCCCTGGAGGTCTAAACAAATGGCAATGGAAACGCCTCCACGAGaaaaaagccaaagaaaaagagaaacgTCTCCTTGACCAAGAAAAACAACTCTACCAAGCCCGGATGCGTTCCAACATCCGCTCCAAACTCGCCGGACAACCCGACCCGAACCTGAACCCGGACCCAAGTAAGTTCAATCCCATGAGCCCCAAAGAGCACATCAAAGCCCTCGCTGATCGGTTCATGAAAGAAGGAGCTGAAGATTTGTGGAACGAAATGGATGGGCCATTGAAAGCCCCATCAGATGAACGGCCAGGATTTGTTGGGACTAATCAACGGCCAGGATCGATTAATTCGCCATTAGATTTGAGAAAATTAATGTCAGAAGGGCGCAATGTATCGCGGCATCGCGAAGAAAACGGGTTTAATTATGTGAAAAATAGAGATTATTCCACGCGTAGAGATTTAGATTTTGGGTCCAGTGGTGTTTCTGTTAAGCCTTTAGTGCGGAAACAGAGGAAGTTTAGGATAAATGAGAGTTCTTcgagtgatgatgatgaagattaTGGGTTTGTTAATGACAAAGTGATGAATTTTGGGAGAGATTCAGGGAATGAGCGAGGGGCCGTGAGTAATTCGAGGAATGTGAGTGAATTTATGAAGAATAAGggttttgaaacacaaaaacagagGAGGTTTGGGAGAAATGAGAGTGTTGATTTGGAGGGTGGgggagagaggagagggaggAGTGCGAAGGAGATTGGGAGTAGAGATGCTTTGGGGAAGTATGATGTGAAGAAGACAAGAAGGGTTCCATCAAAGGAGCTTGAGAAGAATGATTTTGCGAATGAAGTGGAGTTGATTAGGTATGAGCtggggaggaagaagaagttaGCCGGAAATGACGGGGATAACGAGGACGAGGATTCAATTCTTAGCGATAAACGGTAAGGTTTCTCTTGGTTTTAAATGGTGTCATTTGGCAGTAACTACCAAGGTAATCTCGGCATTCATCGGCAAATGTGCATAATTTTTGTCTGGTTTGAAAAGAATGGGAAAAGTAAAGGGAAAAACTTTGCATGTTCTGGAGAGTCTAGGGTAGAGTAAAGGCAGAGGTTTTGGAGTAATGTGTAATGTAATGatcttgtgttttatttgttaattggtGATTTTGTGCTGTATGTATTTTTGCAGATTTGATGAATGTGGTCTGTCTCCATTGACTGTCAAAGCACTTACAGCAGCTGGTTATGTTCAAATGACCAGGGTACAGGAGGCTACTCTTTCTGTCTGCCTTGAGGGTATACCAACTGTGTTTTATGTTTCATCTTCAGTTATGAGTGCTTTTGGCAACTATTCAGTCTGCTAGCTCAAAAGTCAGGATAGTTCAATACTGTTAGTGTGCGCATGCTTGTcaactttttcatttttggcGTGTGCGAGGCCATGAGTGTGTTTGGCTGCTTGTAGCATATCTCATGTTGTTATCCTGAAGAAATGCTCTCTTTGCTCCATTTTGATTATCCataattttttctcaaacaagtCAAGCCATGCTTCATTTATTACTATTCCTTTAATATACATATTGAGAATAATTTCTGTTGAAAAATGATCATACTTACACATTGTGAAGTTTGAATAATGGTTTTCACTTCAATTTGGAGCAGGTAAGGATGCTATGGTCAAAGCCAAAACTGGCAAAGGAAAAAGCGCAGCTTTTTTGGTAAACTACAAGTCTCTTGTCATTCCTGTAAAGTAATTTATGCTATTTTAGCTTCTTTCCTTCAGTGCCATTGTAAAACACAAACAGCTTCCTGCAATTGAAGCAGTTTTGAAGGCAAGAAGTAGCAATGCCAAGCTACGAGTTTCTCCGATATATGTTCTTATTCTCTGCCCCACAAGAGAGCTAGCAAGTCAGATAGCAGCAGAAGCAAATGCTATACTGAAGTACCATGATGGAATAGTTATGCAAACACTAGTTGGAGGAACACGTTTCAAAGATGATCAGAGATGCCTTGAATCTGATCCTTGTCAGGTTTGATCGTGTGCTATTGTGTTTTTTGCGAGTTTAACTTCGACTAATTTCATGGCATGTGCATGGAGAAGGAGAAAGGCAAAGAAATAAATATGTAGTTGCTATTCCTGTGTTTCATGATTAAAACATGTAGATCACTTTCTGGTGCTAACCTTTTCCAGATACTTGTTGCAACTCCTGGTCGGCTGCTGGATCACATTGAGAATAAAAGTGGTTTATCCATGCATTTGAAGGGATTGAAGATGCTTATACTTGATGAGGCTGATCACCTTCTTGATCTTGGGTTTCGGAAGGATGTGGAGAAAATTGTAGACTGCTTGCCCCGTCAGAGACAGTCCTTGCTTTTCTCTGCAACAATTCCAAAAGAGGTTAGATTTTTCCTCATCTCTTTGTTGATGGGTCAAACAAGCAGCACTATTGTGTCACATGACTTCATTCTGATTTTAATCATGCTTATGCAGGTTCATCGAATTTCTCAGCTTGTATTGAAAAGGGAACATGATTTTGTTAATACTGTGGGTGTGAGTTGCATGGAAACTCCTGCTAAGGTATACCTTAAATCAAGAAACTGTTATGGTAAATTACCAATCAGGGAATGACAGATGATGATTACCTGATGTTATTACAAATTATCATATTACCTATAAAACAATGCCCACAGTTACAAATTATCATATTACCTATAAAGCAATGCCCACAGTTTGTCTTAGGCTGAACATTCTATCACTGGCTTAACGACTATGGATGTTTTAGATGTCTAATCACTATAAGTAAAATCACGCTGACTGTTTGGCATTTGATTTCGTGATTGTTTCTAAATTGGGAAGCAAAAAGCATCAATCCTTGTTTCTGCTCCTACAGATCAAGCAGTCTTTTCTTGTCTCTCCACACGAATTGCATTTTCAGGTAGTGCATTATCTTCTGAAGGAGCATATCCAGAAGGCACCTGATTACAAGGTAAGATTCTgtagtttttggattttgtttatttGCAAAGTGGAATGTGTGTGGTTGAGTCCTGGACATTTAACTTGCTCCAGGTTATTGTTTTCTGTACAACTGGGATGGTAACATCACTCATGTATCTACTTCTCCGGGAAATGAAAATGAATGTAAGGGAGATGCATTCTAGAAAGCCTCAACTCTATCGAACTCGTGTCTCTGATGAATTCCAGGAATCAAATCGTTTGGTTCTTGTTACATCTGATGTTTCTGCTTGTGGAATGAATTATCCTGATGTTACTTTGGTCATTCAGGTACCAACAACTCTTGAGAAAGTTATATATTCATATTCTGCTTGTATAAATTGCTGATCATCAAATCATCTATGCCCCAAGAGACAGTATCTCTCCAACACCCAGTGGCCAGTATTATGTATATGTTTTCCCAGTACTGTAAAATAATGCATCAATTTTAACAATAATCAGGTGGGGATTCCATGTGATCGCGAACAATATATAGATCGGCTTGGAAGAATAGGACATGAAGGGAAAGATGGAGGAGGGATCTTATTGCTCGCACCATGGGAAGAATATTTCCTCGATGAGTTAAAAGACCTGCCACTTGATAAGTTTCCTTT is a window encoding:
- the LOC7478057 gene encoding probable DEAD-box ATP-dependent RNA helicase 48 isoform X2, whose protein sequence is MYPSLIHRSKSLSEQLRTRIFIRLMGGGPRTFPGGLNKWQWKRLHEKKAKEKEKRLLDQEKQLYQARMRSNIRSKLAGQPDPNLNPDPSKFNPMSPKEHIKALADRFMKEGAEDLWNEMDGPLKAPSDERPGFVGTNQRPGSINSPLDLRKLMSEGRNVSRHREENGFNYVKNRDYSTRRDLDFGSSGVSVKPLVRKQRKFRINESSSSDDDEDYGFVNDKVMNFGRDSGNERGAVSNSRNVSEFMKNKGFETQKQRRFGRNESVDLEGGGERRGRSAKEIGSRDALGKYDVKKTRRVPSKELEKNDFANEVELIRYELGRKKKLAGNDGDNEDEDSILSDKRFDECGLSPLTVKALTAAGYVQMTRVQEATLSVCLEGKDAMVKAKTGKGKSAAFLLPAIEAVLKARSSNAKLRVSPIYVLILCPTRELASQIAAEANAILKYHDGIVMQTLVGGTRFKDDQRCLESDPCQILVATPGRLLDHIENKSGLSMHLKGLKMLILDEADHLLDLGFRKDVEKIVDCLPRQRQSLLFSATIPKEVHRISQLVLKREHDFVNTVGVSCMETPAKIKQSFLVSPHELHFQVVHYLLKEHIQKAPDYKVIVFCTTGMVTSLMYLLLREMKMNVREMHSRKPQLYRTRVSDEFQESNRLVLVTSDVSACGMNYPDVTLVIQMEESMSKIDSSVKEGAYHAWLDYYNSIREIGRDKTSLVDLANRFSESIGLQKPPSLCRKTALKMGLKDIPGIRIRR
- the LOC7478057 gene encoding probable DEAD-box ATP-dependent RNA helicase 48 isoform X1, whose amino-acid sequence is MYPSLIHRSKSLSEQLRTRIFIRLMGGGPRTFPGGLNKWQWKRLHEKKAKEKEKRLLDQEKQLYQARMRSNIRSKLAGQPDPNLNPDPSKFNPMSPKEHIKALADRFMKEGAEDLWNEMDGPLKAPSDERPGFVGTNQRPGSINSPLDLRKLMSEGRNVSRHREENGFNYVKNRDYSTRRDLDFGSSGVSVKPLVRKQRKFRINESSSSDDDEDYGFVNDKVMNFGRDSGNERGAVSNSRNVSEFMKNKGFETQKQRRFGRNESVDLEGGGERRGRSAKEIGSRDALGKYDVKKTRRVPSKELEKNDFANEVELIRYELGRKKKLAGNDGDNEDEDSILSDKRFDECGLSPLTVKALTAAGYVQMTRVQEATLSVCLEGKDAMVKAKTGKGKSAAFLLPAIEAVLKARSSNAKLRVSPIYVLILCPTRELASQIAAEANAILKYHDGIVMQTLVGGTRFKDDQRCLESDPCQILVATPGRLLDHIENKSGLSMHLKGLKMLILDEADHLLDLGFRKDVEKIVDCLPRQRQSLLFSATIPKEVHRISQLVLKREHDFVNTVGVSCMETPAKIKQSFLVSPHELHFQVVHYLLKEHIQKAPDYKVIVFCTTGMVTSLMYLLLREMKMNVREMHSRKPQLYRTRVSDEFQESNRLVLVTSDVSACGMNYPDVTLVIQVGIPCDREQYIDRLGRIGHEGKDGGGILLLAPWEEYFLDELKDLPLDKFPLPKMDSETKLKMEESMSKIDSSVKEGAYHAWLDYYNSIREIGRDKTSLVDLANRFSESIGLQKPPSLCRKTALKMGLKDIPGIRIRR